Below is a window of Canis lupus dingo isolate Sandy chromosome 30, ASM325472v2, whole genome shotgun sequence DNA.
CGCATTCTGTCCCAAGTGCCTTgtccagtgcctggcatgcagaaGGGTTATATGGTAGTTTTAAAAACATGCctgcatattttttcatttttctgccaTCAAGAAGTGTCATGTATCTTCCAAAGCCAGGTCTTCAGAGGTAATTGAACTTTTACCCAGCTTTGTTTCCTGGGATACTTAACTTCCTAAACCAGTCACCTGGCTGCGAGGAGCCCTTTGCTACGTGAGTGGTTCGAGCTAACAACGCCAGCCAAGGTTCTAGCTGATGATATCAGCCGCTAGCCATCAATCACATCACGCTCGGTCTTCGAGACAACTCCAGCCACTGTGTGACTgcaaccacaagaaaaatcctAGGTGAAAACCATCTAGCTAAGCCCTGTCACCAGCAGAACCACGagagataaaaataattgttCTGGTTTTAAGTGATTATGTTTTGGGGGCAGTTTGCTATGCAGCAAGTTTAGTAAATAATAATTAGAacaattttagtaaatatttttttaatgagcaacAAGCTGTTTTGCTTCAGCTCTGTGTGAGTCTTTAGCCAGCAGACCTGTTTTCCATTCTCTATCAGGTCCTAAAGATCCTGGAAGTTCTGATCCAGAAACAAAAGTCTGTGCTCTTCAGACCTATCAAAAGGAGATGTGAAAACTCTCTGCACTCACCCCACGCAGAACACGGCCGGCAAGGCTGTGGAAAGGTGGCCCTGGCAGGCATCTCCGAGAACAGCTGGCTCCTGAGTTCTTAACCTTGAATCAAGGGAACACATGTGCACACGCTgtatggggaggggggggggtgcataTTTTCCTGGAAGGAGAGTCAATCCCAGACCCAacttctttcaaattttcaagAGTCTATCCCCAAAACTGTAGGACCTTCTTTTCCAGTCCATGGACCTCAACTTCTAGATAAGAAGCTGAGCATACCAGGTACCCTGAATAAGCTTCCTTCTGAAAacaaattctgaataaaatttttaaattttcttaaatacacTGATGAgctgggaagaaaagaagaaagactccGGCCCCAAACCCAAGAATCTGGAGACACAAGCTAAGCCTCGAAATtgcttttaaggattttatcaaGTCAGCCAAACGGTGATAGAGCTCCCAGTCTTGAAGGTGAACTTGAACTTCAGTCTTCACAGCTTCATGGAGATGGGGTGGTAGGAAAGAGACCAGGGCACTCAAGGTGGAAAGTCTAACATGAgaccccaacccctccccccatAAGATAGGAACCCAAAAGGACTATACCTACCCTCGGCAAGTGGATGAACTGCCCAGAAGCACTGCTCTTCCCAAAAGACTGCAAAGGAAAGGACGTACCTTAAATTGTCTATTTCCAAGGGGAAATAAAATATCCCTTGGGGGTTCATAACCACAAGGTTGGAAGCCCCTCCTAAGAGTCGGGAGCCCCTACTCAAGGccccccccatctccctccacccccccccaggCCGGAGCCAGGCACACCGGGCCGCGAGTGCCCCCCAGAAGTACCGCTCCTCGGGCCGGGGGGTGCCGGAGGCGAGGCCGCCGCTGCTCCCCGGGGACTCGgggtcccccccccgccccccccccgccaggcccGGCGCAGAGCCTCCGGCCTGGGGCGCTCAGGGCTCTGGCCTCCGCGGGGGGCCTGGCGGGGCTGCGCTGCGGGCTGGAGGGAACCGGTCGGTCCTCCGATGGGGCCTGGGCGGCGGGGGAGCCCGGGGGCGCGGCGAGGGGGCGCCCTGCCCAGCGCCCGGCTCTCGGGGCGCCCTCCCCGGGCCGCGGGGCCTTGCGCGGACGCTGCGCCCTCGGGAGGGAAGCAGGGGCCCCCTCCGCCCCGGGCCACCGGCCCTGCCCGACACGCGGAGGGGGGCTCCGGCTCGCTGCCCGCCctcggggtcggggccggggtcggggccggggtcggTCGGGGAGGCCGCCGATGCGCCGCCGGGGGGCCCCCGGGAGGaccgagggcggggcggggcgggccggggcgcaCCTGCCTTCTCAGCGCGCGGCCCCGCACCCGGCGGCCTGGCGGGGAGCAGGTGCAGCGGCGCCGGGAGCCGCCCCCGGAGCTCGGAAAGGCGGACCCCGCGCGCCCGGTCCCGGCGGCGTCTGGGACCCCCGCGGGCGCACCCAGGCCCCGCAGCGCCCCGGCAGCCGGCGGCGTCCTCCCCAGCCCGAGGGCCGCGCCCGTGGGAGGTCACGGCAGGGGCCCCGCTCGGCGGAGGCCGGTCCCCGTGGCCGGGAGCTCGCTCCTCCCGCCTCGCTCTCGGAGCCCCGTCCCCTCCCTGCAAAGGCGCGCCCTTCGGGAGGGCAGGATGCATTTTTGAGGTGAAACATTGTAGGACGGCCAGGagtggaaaatattaaaagccCACTGGCGCCAGCAAGGTTCACTCGAGGGCCAGAAAGTCCAGAAAAGAGGAAGTGCACCGTCAGTGGAGGCCCCGGGGGGCCCCCCTGCCCTGCGTCCCGGGCTGTCCCCCGTCTTCAGGGTTACCGAGAGCCTGGCCTGGGCCAGGGGAAGGCCCCGGCCCGTGGCCCCAAGGGAGGGCTGCCGGATGTCCTGAATATGAAGATATTTCCCTGTATTATTTCATCTCCTATGTTGACCTTGTCATAATGCCCTGAATGTCTTGTATTCAGTTTTTTCAATTAATTACAAAATTTCAGCAAAGCTTTTTTTCTCTGCCAGTTATTGTTGCATACAACCCCCAAATGGTAACACTagctgaaatcctaaccccctcacccccaaatgAGCATATGGACAATACCCTACAGTTCTCCTGCAACTTTGGCGAAAGGAAGACCAAAAGAGGAGAACAATGAGTAAAgaacttatttttcatattcacaAGTGggaaaaactattatttttattaaaatgcttttttaaatgttagtatagttgacacacactgttactacattagcttcaggtgtacagcatagtgattcggCTTCTCTATACGTGCGCTGTGCTCACAAGCACCGTatatacaatgctattataatatcattgactgtattctctGTGTGGTGCCTTTTATTCTCATAACTTATTCATTGGGGAAACTATCCTTTAACCAAATTCCGAGGTCTAGAAAGTAATCGCTAATTAGAAATGACTCCAGATCAATACGCAAGGAAAGTCTGAGACACTTTCAGTTAAGAAGGGCTATGGAGACATGACAGCTAAATGTAACGCATCTTGGATGAGATCcttgaacagaaaaaggacatttgttaaaaattaaggtaaattCGAATAAAGTATATGTTAATAAGAGTGTGtcggggcagcccggtggctcagcggtttagcgccgcccttggcccagggtctgatcctggagacccaggatcgagtcccacggtaggctccctgcatggagactgcttctccctctgcctgtgtctctgcctctctctctgtctgtgtttcttatgaataaataaataaattatttttaaaaagagtgtgtcagtattggttcattaattgtgacaaatttACCAACCTAGGGTAAGATGTTAATAAAGAATAGGTATGTGGGGAGTCTCTACtatcttcataatttttctgtaaatctaaagttattctaaaatttaaaattttacttaaaaaaaaaaaaaaagaaaccattgtgCACTGAGACACCAATGGCCTTCCCTGGACAGAAATGTTGCATTTGTGTAGGTAGGGGAAGGGTATATACTCTGTGTGGCCcccaaaaaaggaagagaggctAAGGAAGTCTGTGTGTGGATCCTTCCAGCCTCTATTGGTGTCTTTTTTGCCATATGATCTGGCTATGTCGCCTCCGTACGTCACTATATGTCTTAGTAATGAATACAACTGTATGTGGAGTCCCAGGAGTTCTGTGAACAAGTTTCTGAGAGTAGGGGTGGTCTTGCATACCCCTGACACACTTGTCATTCAGTGTTCTTCAGTTCTCCAGGATTCAAAGCCCCATTGACTCTCCTAACAAATGTAGTTGTGAAGGCACCagtttatttaaaacactgaaataataGTTAAGTGCTAAAGGCTCCAAAAATCCCGAGCCTACTTTTTTCTTGCTCATAATTTTCAATATCTCTTTAGCAATAGAATTATGCATATTGAAAGAAGAGCAAACAGCTTTATTATAAAACCCCATTGCTGAATGCATTGTTGAACGCATtgaagaaaatattggcaaaatatCAATCCATTTAAATGTCAGTGCTTCTCTTAGAAGGAACAAAAGTGTATATGAATAGGTAAATTCCTACTCGAAGTGGATAATTATTATGTGAGTTGCcacaactcttttaaaaaatgatttcatctcttgaagaattttattctttttcatagaGCTACTGAATACTCTTTCAGTATGGGAGCAAGTAAAATTTTCATGTGTTGAAGAAGAATGGAATACAATTTGATGACAATGCTCTTTTTTTGGTCAGTGAACATTTTTGTTTAAgtcttacttatttgagagagagaaacagcagagTGAGACAGCACGAGGTGAGGGGGAGCAgtagagtgagaggaagaagcagacttcccactgagcagggagtcagacacggggctcaatcccaggaccctgggattatgacctgagccaaaggcagacatttaactaactgagccacccaggtgcccctgggtcaCAGATCAAAAGATGTGATGCAATCCTGAAGAATGGAAAAGCAATTTATGGCAGAAAGGATGGTATTATGTGTTTCACCAAAATAAATTTGAAGGGCAGTTCTCAGAGTTATTAGTAACTCTATATGCTAATATCTGCTCAGTAAACTGGCTCATAACACATACAGAGTGGATTTGCTCTTTAATGTTCAGTAATGTTCAGAAGACAAAAGAATGACAGGAGTTAACTGTGACCACTGAGGAAGCTATGTTATAATGCAGTGGACTTAGACTGTGCCTGtaaggaattattttaagattttatttatatatttgaaacagTACAagttgggggaagagcagagggagagggagaagcaggctccccaccaagccagagcagggagctcaaggcagagcttgattccaggactccaggatcaccacgtGACCttgaaggcagctgcttaccaactgagccacccaggcatccccctgtaAGGAATCTTATAAgcaaattctacaaaaaaaaaaaagatccaccaGAGAACAGtcaaatcatcaggaaaatataattaaagaggTATATAATTCAGATACTTCATATACTTCaggtagattttaaaaattttgagtttCAATACACTGCaggcaatatttttcttttatctgagtGTACACTGCATAGGCAATTAGAAATGATTTACATGTAACTAGGcatcctgcatttttatttgttaaatcttgGAACCTTTGACGCATGGTGTTCTTGTCTAGAGACACAGCTGATTAATGAatgagccaggatttgaaccttgAAAATCTCACTTCAGAGTCTGTCTGAACTACTACACTCTACTGATGAAAATTTTCAGCCTAGAATTATAGAGCTGACTAAACTCTCGTTGAagtttgagaataaaataaagatgactttAGACGTGGCAATGAATCCTTTGGCTACAATTTACAGAGACACTGATTCAGGCTAGATTAATCAAAAATcacttttcaaaaagattatCCTATATAAAGAAAGTGTAGAAGTAAGGTTGGCTCCAGCATTCACGAATTCACTAGTTCCACATGACATCAAGGACACAGGTTCTTTCCATCTCTCCACTCATATCCTTGTTATTGATTTTATCTTCCATCTAGAAGCAAGATAAACACAGGTGCTCCAGGCACATTAGTATCCAGAGGAAGTTGGTACTCTGTCTCTTCTTGTGATTCTCTATTAGGAACAAGAAAACTTTCACCAGAATCACCCCGGAAGACTTCTCGTTACATCTTATTTACCTAGCTTGGGTCCCATGTTCATTTTTGACCCAGTCACTGACACAAGGGTAGAATTTGCATTACTGGCTTGGACTAATTATCCAGAGTAGAATGGATGTTTGTCTAGTCAACCACAATATCCATAAAgcctaaaaatttttatttctcacactCCCACTTTTTCTCAGGAAGCTACTCATGTAGAGTTCCACCAGATGAGGGTGTGAGCCAATGAAGCACTCAGGATCCAGGCAGGAGGCAGACTGTACACTCACACCAAGCAATTTGAATAGAATTTAATGAACTACTTGCAAGTGTGATTGCTGAGTTTAAAGAAATCTGCAAGGTACAGTGCAGTAGCCCTGGAGAGTTATTACTCTTGGATCtgaaagaacaaagcaaaggaaCAGGTCTTGGGATCTTGAGAGAGAATCGTTATGGAGAGGGCCACCGGATAGGAGCCGTGACCTTGGTGGAGAGATGCATCCAGTCCGCAGCAATCCATACCCTACTTCACTCTCCTCCTGCCTACAGTCTCCTACCAGAGCTTCCCACTGGCTGAATCCAACTAGAGTCCGGAGGTTGAGGAGGCACGTAGTCACCATTCTATTTCCTGTATTGATGAGTGTGACTACCTTACCTACCTCATGTTAGTGGGATCTTTCTGTAACTAgtttattccacttagcataatgccctcaaaatTCATtcatggtggggcacctgggtgactcagttcattaaacatctgccttgggctcaggtcttgattctaCGATGCtgggtccctgggtcctggctccttgttcagcagggagcctgcttctccctctccttctgctgctccccctgcttgtgctctctctctctccccattaagtaaataaataaaatctttttaaaaaactcatccCCATGTTATACCACATGacaaaatttcttcctttataaagCTGAACacatttcagtgtgtgtgtgtgtgtgtgtgtgtgtgtgcattacgttctgtttatccattcatccactgatagacatttgggttgcttccactgtTTAGCCATGGTGAATAATGCCGCTATAAACATCTATAAATATCTCCTTAAGATTCCACTTTAAATTCAGAATAAGATTCCACTTTAaatcccagaagtgggattgctagatcatcatagttctatttatttttattttttgaggaactgcagtagtttattattttttattgctgaataatattccattgtctgggtataccaaattttgtttatccacccatcagttgatggacattgggttcTACTTTTTGACCATTATGTGTAATGCAGCAGTGAACAATCTTTGTGTGGACCTgtgctttatttctcttgagtagatACTTAGGACTAGAATTTCTGGGTTATATGTGTGTTTATGCTTAACACTTTAAGaaacaaactgttttccaaagtggcaccattttacattccccgCAGCAATGTAtcagggtttccctttctccacatccttgccaacacttgctgttttgtcttttccattagTGGCTAAAAGTCTTTAAGGTGTAGCAAAATCCCAGACTCCCTTTGCTAACCAGACAGAAGATGGAAGGACCAAAGATGAATGCTCCAGAAAATGTAAGCCAGAGAGAATACATGCAGAGCCACCTTTACACCTAACTTTGAAATTTCTAGGAAATACAGGAAAACAGTGGAGCAAGTCTTAGAACATCAACAGGATACCATAAGATGAATCTAGAAGTCAGGATAttcctaatctgtaaaacaaCTGGTGTGTTCTCTTCAAAAactcatttgttgttgttgttgttaaaaaggGAGACTCTCCTTGCTTAAAAGAGACTAAAGGGACATAAGCAAAGGCAATGCATGAGATTTAATTGGATCCTAGTTTGATGGGAAGCatctttaaaagacattttggaaATATACACAGAGATAAAGCTAATATGGTAAAATGTTAGCAAATGTTGGAGCTTGGTATTGAGATACATATTCATTGTACTAttcttatatgtttaaaaaaaattgctaacaAAAACTGGAATGAAAATGCCATTTGGAAAAAGGCAACATATTTCTATATCAAACATCCTGTCCTGCTGGACAATAATACCAAGAAAACGTCTCTGATCAACCAAAATAGCAGCCTACACTTCTGTCACTTACATTTGCTAAGTCCTCTTGTAGATATTATTAGCTTTTTGTCAGTAATATCCTTCTTGGAACCCTGAGGATCTACAATGACACAAGCCCTGATCCTCCTGTCCCTCTCTATTTGAGAACTTGTAGACAATGTAAAAAGGTAAATGGTGACTGAGCACAAATAATCCTCTGGGAGTGGATTTTAGAGAAATCTCTTCCACATCAGGATGCAAGATTCTAGTTTAGAATTTA
It encodes the following:
- the LOC125754017 gene encoding basic salivary proline-rich protein 1-like, which translates into the protein MHPALPKGAPLQGGDGAPRARREERAPGHGDRPPPSGAPAVTSHGRGPRAGEDAAGCRGAAGPGCARGGPRRRRDRARGVRLSELRGRLPAPLHLLPARPPGAGPRAEKAGAPRPAPPRPRSSRGPPGGASAASPTDPGPDPGPDPEGGQRAGAPLRVSGRAGGPGRRGPLLPSRGRSVRARPRGPGRAPREPGAGQGAPSPRPRAPPPPRPHRRTDRFPPARSAAPPGPPRRPEP